One window of the Anolis sagrei isolate rAnoSag1 chromosome 5, rAnoSag1.mat, whole genome shotgun sequence genome contains the following:
- the LOC137097050 gene encoding DNA mismatch repair protein Msh6-like — protein MSHQSSLLSFFPKSGSRRGRESDSDDEESAGSSGRPPQNKRGTANLPPADCDFCEYSPGDLVWAKLEGYPWWPSLVYKHPADGTLFRGRGRASRIHVQFFDDDPSRGWVSLRYLRPYAGSSGRDTQRGGMFYSSKREIKRAMELADAAMEKDKSERLELAVCDKPSESEEDEDEMEVSDDGDEFSAAKGAKHRNKRTVARPRHHVKAKKRKLNDPDSDNEGSDMEFKPDEASSEENSPGRGESETSDTEFNPEKKKKHHFKVSPKPFIKPTQEKEYRLPQKEIPKNDTLDTSTREVNLSCEIMYKLASFAAPDCYDYRPNINGGGEDGSPSVWEHDKIEWLKDGKRKDANRRRQNDPDYDPSTIFVPEDYLKNCTPGMRKWWELKSQYFDCVLFYKVGKFYELYHMDAVIGVSKLGLSFMKGTWAHSGFPEIAYDRFSNILVQKGYKVVRIEQMETPEMMEARCKSMAHPTKYDRVVHREVCRIISKGTQTYSILDGDFSETHSKYLLCIKEKCDDSSGLHCTYGVCFVDTTVGKFYLGQFQDDRHCSRLRTLLAHYLPVQILFERGNPSGETQKVLKSLLPSSVQEGLIAGSQFWKASKTLKTLIEEDYFQDKENPNSGVVLPPVIKSMTAESDSLGLTPGENSELALSALGCCIYYLKKCIIDKDILSMAKFEEYVPVDIDIGKEIKTSSIFTKTNQRMVLDGVTLANLEILENATGSPEGTLLERIDTCCTPFGKRLLKQWLCAPLCNPSAINDRLEAVENLLAEAARVSEIRDHLKKLPDLERLLSKIHSIGFSLKNPSHPDNRAVMYEEGRYSKKKILDFLSALEGFKVVVEIISILEDVIDSFTSKTLRQTVMLKSKNPEGRFPDLTEELKRWDAAFDHTTARKTGVINPKPGFDSDYDKAVEDITDIEEYLRQYLEEQRKRLGIRAMMYWGAGKNRYQIEIAETAVPRDLPNDYVLKSSRKGYKRYWTKDTEKMLNKIVNAEERRDAAQKACMKRLFYDFDKNSRDWQAAVECIAVLDVLQCLAHHSQGCDGPVCRPIILLPDEKTPPFLELENSRHPCITKTFFGDDFIPNDIFIGVEDGKGNSETKAPCILVTGPNMGGKSTLMRQAGLLVIMAQLGCFVPAESCKLTPVDRVFTRLGASDRIMSARFYCTMDSQNDQLMGAGSNLSLNSL, from the coding sequence atgtcTCACCAGAGCAGCCTTCTCAGCTTCTTCCCCAAGTCGGGGAGTAGGCGAGGCCGGGAGAGTGACAGCGACGACGAGGAGAGCGCAGGCAGTTCTGGAAGGCCTCCCCAGAACAAACGCGGCACCGCTAACCTCCCGCCGGCGGATTGTGACTTCTGTGAATATTCACCTGGTGATTTAGTTTGGGCCAAACTTGAAGGATACCCGTGGTGGCCATCTCTTGTGTACAAGCATCCAGCAGATGGAACACTTTTCCGGGGGAGAGGAAGAGCATCTCGTATCCATGTGCAATTTTTTGATGATGACCCATCAAGGGGCTGGGTTAGCCTTAGATACCTAAGACCATATGCAGGTTCTAGTGGCAGAGATACCCAGAGGGGAGGTATGTTTTACAGTTCAAAACGTGAGATTAAGAGAGCAATGGAACTGGCAGATGCTGCTATGGAAAAAGATAAAAGTGAGCGACTTGAACTGGCAGTGTGTGACAAACCTTCCGAAAGTGAGGAGGATGAAGATGAGATGGAGGTGAGCGATGATGGTGATGAATTTTCTGCAGCAAAGGGTGCAAAACATAGAAATAAAAGAACAGTTGCACGACCACGGCATCATGTCAAAGCCAAGAAGAGAAAGCTTAATGATCCAGATAGCGATAACGAGGGTTCAGACATGGAGTTTAAGCCTGATGAAGCGAGCAGTGAAGAAAATAGTCCCGGAAGAGGTGAAAGTGAAACTTCTGACACGGAGTTCAATccggaaaagaaaaagaaacatcatTTTAAAGTCTCTCCTAAACCATTCATTAAGCCAACACAGGAAAAGGAATACAGGCTTCCCCAGAAGGAAATTCCTAAAAATGACACTCTTGATACTTCCACCAGAGAGGTTAATCTTTCTTGTGAGATTATGTATAAATTAGCAAGTTTTGCAGCTCCTGACTGTTACGATTATCGTCCAAATATtaatggaggaggagaagatggTAGTCCATCTGTGTGGGAACATGATAAAATTGAGTGGCTCAAAGATGGTAAAAGGAAAGATGCTAATAGGAGGCGTCAGAATGATCCAGATTATGACCCAAGTACTATTTTTGTGCCAGAGGACTACCTTAAGAACTGTACCCCAGGAATGcggaaatggtgggagttgaagagtCAGTACTTTGACTGTGTTCTCTTTTATAAAGTTGGAAAGTTCTATGAGTTGTATCACATGGATGCTGTGATTGGGGTTAGCAAGCTTGGACTGTCGTTCATGAAAGGCACTTGGGCTCACTCGGGCTTCCCAGAAATAGCCTATGACAGGTTCTCCAATATCCTAGTTCAGAAAGGTTACAAAGTTGTCCGCATTGAGCAGATGGAGACTCCAGAGATGATGGAAGCCCGCTGTAAATCCATGGCTCACCCGACAAAATACGATAGAGTTGTGCACCGAGAAGTATGCAGGATCATTTCTAAAGGGACACAGACCTACAGTATTCTGGATGGTGACTTTTCAGAGACCCACAGCAAATACCTCCTTTGTATAAAAGAAAAATGTGACGATTCTTCTGGCCTCCATTGTACCTATGGAGTATGTTTTGTTGATACAACAGTTGGAAAGTTCTACTTGGGTCAGTTCCAGGATGACCGCCATTGCTCACGGTTGAGAACTCTTTTGGCTCATTATCTTCCTGTGCAGATCCTCTTTGAACGGGGGAATCCCTCAGGAGAAACACAGAAGGTATTGAAAAGTTTGCTTCCTTCTTCTGTTCAAGAAGGCTTGATTGCAGGCTCTCAGTTCTGGAAGGCatctaaaacattaaaaactctCATTGAGGAAGACTACTTCCAGGACAAGGAAAATCCAAATAGTGGGGTAGTTCTGCCTCCAGTAATCAAATCCATGACAGCAGAAAGTGACTCATTAGGACTTACTCCTGGGGAAAACAGTGAGCTTGCTTTGTCTGCACTTGGTTGTTGCATTTACTACCTGAAAAAATGTATTATTGATAAGGATATTTTATCAATGGCAAAATTTGAAGAATATGTTCCTGTGGACATTGATattggaaaagaaataaagacTAGCAGCATATTTACTAAAACAAACCAAAGAATGGTGCTGGATGGCGTGACTCTAGCAAACCTGGAAATATTGGAGAATGCCACTGGTTCACCGGAAGGCACATTGCTGGAAAGGATTGACACATGCTGTACACCATTTGGGAAGAGGCTCCTGAAACAGTGGCTCTGTGCACCGTTGTGTAATCCTTCTGCTATCAACGACCGCCTGGAGGCAGTTGAAAATCTTTTGGCAGAAGCTGCCAGAGTGTCTGAAATCCGGGACCATCTTAAAAAGCTCCCAGACCTTGAGAGGCTTCTCAGCAAAATCCACAGCATTGGTTTTTCACTTAAGAACCCCAGTCACCCAGATAACAGGGCCGTTATGTATGAGGAAGGCAGATATAGCAAGAAGAAAATACTTGACTTCTTGAGTGCCTTAGAAGGATTTAAAGTTGTAGTTGAAATAATCTCGATTTTGGAAGATGTTATTGATAGTTTTACGTCCAAAACATTGAGACAGACAGTGATGCTCAAATCTAAAAACCCAGAAGGCCGTTTCCCAGATCTAACTGAGGAACTCAAGAGGTGGGATGCTGCCTTTGATCATACTACTGCACGTAAGACAGGTGTGATTAATCCAAAACCTGGCTTTGACTCAGACTATGATAAAGCAGTAGAGGATATAACGGACATTGAGGAGTACCTTCGCCAGTATTTGGAAGAGCAGCGCAAACGGCTTGGGATCAGAGCCATGATGTATTGGGGAGCAGGCAAAAACCGCTATCAAATTGAGATTGCTGAAACTGCAGTTCCCCGGGATTTACCTAATGACTATGTGTTGAAGTCAAGCAGAAAAGGGTACAAGCGTTATTGGACCAAAGATACAGAGAAGATGCTGAACAAGATAGTCAACGCTGAAGAGCGGAGGGATGCAGCACAGAAAGCTTGTATGAAAAGGTTATTCTATGACTTTGATAAAAACAGCAGAGATTGGCAAGCAGcagtagaatgcattgcagttttAGATGTCTTGCAGTGCCTTGCCCATCATAGTCAGGGATGTGATGGACCAGTGTGCCGACCTATAATCTTGCTGCCAGATGAAAAAACACCACCATTTTTGGAACTCGAAAATTCCCGCCATCCATGCATCACAAAAACGTTTTTTGGGGATGACTTCATCCCAAATGATATCTTCATAGGGGTAGAGGATGGCAAGGGGAACTCTGAGACGAAGGCACCGTGCATTCTAGTGACTGGGCCAAACATGGGAGGAAAGTCTACACTCATGAGACAGGCTGGACTGTTGGTAATAATGGCCCAGTTGGGATGTTTTGTGCCGGCTGAATCTTGCAAGCTCACTCCTGTTGATAGAGTCTTCACCAGATTAGGGGCTTCAGACAGAATTATGTCAGCAAGATTCTACTGTACCATGGACTCCCAAAATGATCAGTTAATGGGTGCAGGATCAAATTTGAGCCTGAATTCTCTCTAG